In the genome of Drosophila yakuba strain Tai18E2 chromosome 3R, Prin_Dyak_Tai18E2_2.1, whole genome shotgun sequence, one region contains:
- the LOC6538630 gene encoding GPI transamidase component PIG-S isoform X2, with protein METSSSSPVKPRRKDKDEDKFRIGATVAFIVVIIGIGVPMWWRTTTVYRVNLPSTEILSLSETPIKTAVQVAIYTQQPIRGQLLIAELQSAFSDNEIWSVEFKQLSSTPKTQEAHTPAALEKLLLEENVQSVGDFMFIEWPKLQEELLLTTERSALMRSDTPSNKIAQLLHAKILQTYRINQILSTDERMGAKSEAPQPAYDVIVSVLNPKPRLTHAKWNIAMAVKTYIEPWLAKVSGVSNYTVRSQWKYRVAIEADIKQVRDQSKLGRHYALQESALPHLLTSIAQNLSASTTDKPAINLVVYIPPCHIAPLHIYNSKDQRLTRNNVDAFISPPWGGFIIANPPEHVCLAATSDQQAIAYHVSTTDNMQVMLDQLHKLLDISSELQMEGVKVVDIEQLEPRRWEYEAYLRRTAIRHISTASSTLQSLIKLLDQISYIVIDDEVGAAITNSYADILAAKAALLEHRLADASVLAKRAFVASERGFFDASLLAQLYFPDEQKYAIYIPLFLPIMVPVLSSFNMLRSVLQARRKEKQS; from the exons ATGGAAACCTCGAGCTCTAGTCCAGTTAAGCCCAGGAGAAAAGACAAGGACGAAG ATAAGTTCCGGATCGGGGCCACAGTTGCATTCATTGTGGTCATCATTGGAATTGGCGTGCCCATGTGGTGGCGCACCACCACGGTCTATAG AGTCAATTTGCCGTCGACGGAAATTCTGAGTCTGAGTGAAACCCCCATCAAAACGGCTGTGCAGGTGGCCATCTACACACAACAGCCCATTCGTGGCCAGTTGCTCATCGCTGAATTGCAGAGCGCCTTCAGCGACAATG AAATATGGTCTGTGGAATTCAAGCAGTTATCCTCAACGCCCAAGACACAGGAGGCGCACACGCCTGCTGCTCTAGagaagctgctgctggaggaaAATGTCCAGAGCGTTGGCGACTTCATGTTCATCGAGTGGCCCAAACtgcaggaggagctgctgcttACCACCGAAAGATCGGCCTTGATGCGAAGTGATACAC CTTCTAACAAAATCGCGCAGCTCCTGCATGCCAAGATCCTGCAGACGTATCGCATCAATCAAATTTTAAGTACAGATGAGCGAATGGGAGCCAAGTCGGAAGCTCCGCAACCTGCCTACGATGTCATTGTGTCCGTCCTGAATCCGAAACCGAGACTCACCCACGCCAAGTGGAACATAGCAATGGCTGTGAAGA CTTATATTGAGCCCTGGTTGGCAAAGGTATCCGGTGTGTCCAACTACACGGTGCGATCGCAATGGAAGTATCGGGTGGCCATCGAAGCGGATATCAAGCAGGTGCGCGACCAGAGCAAGCTGGGGCGGCACTACGCCCTTCAGGAGTCCGCTCTGCCTCATCTGCTCACATCGATTGCCCAGAATCTGAGCGCCAGCACCACCGACAAGCCGGCCATCAACCTGGTGGTGTACATCCCACCCTGCCACATTGCACCGCTGCACATCTACAACAGCAAGGATCAGCGGCTGACGCGAAATAATGTGGATGCCTTTATTTCACCGCCGTGGGGTGGCTTCATCATTGCCAATCCGCCGGAACATGTCTGTCTGGCGGCCACGAGCGATCAACAGGCAATCGCCTACCATGTTAGCACCACAGACAACATGCAGGTGATGCTGGACCAGCTGCACAAGCTGCTCGACATCAGCAGTGAGCTTCAGATGGAGGGCGTTAAGGTGGTGGACATTGAGCAACTGGAGCCACGTCGCTGGGAGTACGAGGCATACCTAAGACGCACTGCTATTCGACACATATCCACAGCAAGCAGCACGCTGCAGAGCCTCATCAAACTTTTGG ATCAAATCAGCTACATTGTGATAGACGACGAGGTGGGCGCCGCCATAACAAATTCCTATGCCGACATCTTGGCCGCCAAGGCTGCCCTTCTGGAGCACCGACTGGCGGACGCTTCGGTGCTGGCCAAGCGCGCATTTGTGGCCTCGGAGCGGGGATTCTTCGATGCCAGTCTGCTGGCGCAGTTGTACTTCCCGGACGAGCAGAAGTACGCCATCTACATTCCACTCTTCCTGCCCATCATGGTGCCCGTGCTCAGTTCCTTCAACATGCTGCGCAGTGTGCTGCAGGCCAGACGGAAGGAGAAGCAGTCGTAA
- the LOC6538630 gene encoding prolyl 3-hydroxylase sudestada1 isoform X3, with translation METSSSSPVKPRRKDKDEDGRAEQEESADQLGEPQRKLLRLGDSLESKEVLLNEAYKQPELTKWLQTAWTDEKSQGTKETQTGAQVFSDPFQICLLPGMLEKGQSQALVAEIIQNVQWSRKQMDLYEFYQSTDLSNMPACRLLTNFLQVLRKQVRPWLEKVTNLKLDYVSASCSMYTCGDYLLVHDDLLKDRQVAFIYYLSPWEGAEEWTEAQGGCLEIFGSDDQCFPQFPVQRKIAPKDNQFAFFKVGSRSFHQVGEVTTFDYPRLTINGWFHGETNEAFVADSLRAFPRLNYLQPDGLNRPPLGLFLNNVYLKGATRRSIQKRIEENSEICLYEFFKREKFELARSQLLADSNTLKWRRQGPANAHNYEVLDLTTARGTILELLQLFRSHAMFDLLRDFTDLDLAGTDAESPTCSVELQRWSHGNYTVLGDGLASEENTLDLVYYLNAAEGAAVITYLSPDAEMPTAKAPADGRRSDYDDEEDDDSVLLTITPVDNALNIVYRCEGTTKFTKYVSRNTPLEKGPVFVISCSYKE, from the exons ATGGAAACCTCGAGCTCTAGTCCAGTTAAGCCCAGGAGAAAAGACAAGGACGAAG ATGGCCGTGCAGAGCAGGAGGAATCCGCGGACCAGTTGGGCGAGCCGCAGAGGAAGCTCCTGCGCCTGGGCGACAGCCTGGAATCGAAGGAAGTGCTGCTGAACGAGGCGTATAAGCAACCAGAACTTACCAAGTGGCTCCAGACAGCCTGGACGGATGAGAAGAGCCAAGGGACCAAGGAGACGCAAACCGGTGCTCAAGTGTTCTCGGATCCCTTTCAAATCTGCCTTCTGCCCGGCATGCTGGAAAAGGGCCAAAGCCAGGCGCTGGTCGCCGAAATCATCCAGAATGTGCAGTGGTCGCGCAAACAGATGGACCTGTATGAGTTCTACCAGAGCACAGACCTCTCCAACATGCCCGCTTGCCGACTGCTGACCAACTTCCTGCAGGTGCTGCGTAAACAGGTTCGTCCCTGGCTGGAGAAGGTTACCAACCTCAAGCTGGACTATGTGTCCGCCTCCTGCAGCATGTACACCTGTGGCGACTATCTGCTCGTGCACGACGATCTGCTCAAGGACCGGCAGGTGGCCTTCATTTACTACCTTTCGCCGTGGGAAGGAGCGGAGGAGTGGACGGAGGCGCAGGGCGGATGCCTGGAGATCTTCGGAAGCGACGATCAGTGCTTTCCACAGTTTCCTGTGCAGCGAAAGATCGCCCCCAAAGACAACCAGTTCGCCTTCTTCAAGGTGGGCTCGCGCTCCTTCCACCAGGTGGGCGAGGTGACCACATTCGACTACCCGCGTCTTACCATAAACGGCTGGTTTCACGGCGAAACCAACGAGGCCTTCGTGGCCGACTCCCTGCGCGCCTTTCCCCGCCTAAATTACCTGCAACCCGATGGCCTAAATAGGCCGCCGCTTGGCCTGTTTCTAAACAACGTCTATCTAAAGGGAGCCACACGCCGAAGCATCCAAAAGCGGATCGAGGAAAACTCTGAGATTTGCTTATACGAGTTCTTCAAGCGAGAGAAATTCGAATTGGCCCGGTCGCAGCTGCTGGCCGATTCAAATACCCTGAAGTGGCGCAGACAGGGACCCGCGAACGCACACAACTACGAAGTGTTGGATTTGACAACAGCCAGAGGCACCATCCTGGAACTACTGCAGCTGTTCCGTAGTCACGCCATGTTTGATTTGCTGCGAGACTTCACCGATCTGGATTTGGCTGGCACCGATGCCGAGAGTCCAACATGCAGCGTGGAACTGCAGCGCTGGTCCCACGGCAACTATACAGTGCTGGGCGACGGCTTGGCCAGCGAGGAGAACACTTTGGACCTGGTTTACTACCTGAACGCGGCGGAAGGAGCAGCGGTGATCACATACCTCTCACCCGACGCCGAAATGCCCACAGCGAAAGCACCGGCGGACGGAAGGCGATCGGACTACGATGACGAGGAAGACGACGACTCCGTTCTGCTCACTATCACGCCCGTGGACAACGCCCTGAACATAGTATACCGGTGCGAGGGCACCACCAAGTTCACCAAATACGTGTCGCGCAACACGCCCCTCGAAAAGGGAcctgtttttgttatttcgtGCAGCTACAAGGAGTAG
- the LOC6538630 gene encoding prolyl 3-hydroxylase sudestada1 isoform X4 has translation MLEKGQSQALVAEIIQNVQWSRKQMDLYEFYQSTDLSNMPACRLLTNFLQVLRKQVRPWLEKVTNLKLDYVSASCSMYTCGDYLLVHDDLLKDRQVAFIYYLSPWEGAEEWTEAQGGCLEIFGSDDQCFPQFPVQRKIAPKDNQFAFFKVGSRSFHQVGEVTTFDYPRLTINGWFHGETNEAFVADSLRAFPRLNYLQPDGLNRPPLGLFLNNVYLKGATRRSIQKRIEENSEICLYEFFKREKFELARSQLLADSNTLKWRRQGPANAHNYEVLDLTTARGTILELLQLFRSHAMFDLLRDFTDLDLAGTDAESPTCSVELQRWSHGNYTVLGDGLASEENTLDLVYYLNAAEGAAVITYLSPDAEMPTAKAPADGRRSDYDDEEDDDSVLLTITPVDNALNIVYRCEGTTKFTKYVSRNTPLEKGPVFVISCSYKE, from the coding sequence ATGCTGGAAAAGGGCCAAAGCCAGGCGCTGGTCGCCGAAATCATCCAGAATGTGCAGTGGTCGCGCAAACAGATGGACCTGTATGAGTTCTACCAGAGCACAGACCTCTCCAACATGCCCGCTTGCCGACTGCTGACCAACTTCCTGCAGGTGCTGCGTAAACAGGTTCGTCCCTGGCTGGAGAAGGTTACCAACCTCAAGCTGGACTATGTGTCCGCCTCCTGCAGCATGTACACCTGTGGCGACTATCTGCTCGTGCACGACGATCTGCTCAAGGACCGGCAGGTGGCCTTCATTTACTACCTTTCGCCGTGGGAAGGAGCGGAGGAGTGGACGGAGGCGCAGGGCGGATGCCTGGAGATCTTCGGAAGCGACGATCAGTGCTTTCCACAGTTTCCTGTGCAGCGAAAGATCGCCCCCAAAGACAACCAGTTCGCCTTCTTCAAGGTGGGCTCGCGCTCCTTCCACCAGGTGGGCGAGGTGACCACATTCGACTACCCGCGTCTTACCATAAACGGCTGGTTTCACGGCGAAACCAACGAGGCCTTCGTGGCCGACTCCCTGCGCGCCTTTCCCCGCCTAAATTACCTGCAACCCGATGGCCTAAATAGGCCGCCGCTTGGCCTGTTTCTAAACAACGTCTATCTAAAGGGAGCCACACGCCGAAGCATCCAAAAGCGGATCGAGGAAAACTCTGAGATTTGCTTATACGAGTTCTTCAAGCGAGAGAAATTCGAATTGGCCCGGTCGCAGCTGCTGGCCGATTCAAATACCCTGAAGTGGCGCAGACAGGGACCCGCGAACGCACACAACTACGAAGTGTTGGATTTGACAACAGCCAGAGGCACCATCCTGGAACTACTGCAGCTGTTCCGTAGTCACGCCATGTTTGATTTGCTGCGAGACTTCACCGATCTGGATTTGGCTGGCACCGATGCCGAGAGTCCAACATGCAGCGTGGAACTGCAGCGCTGGTCCCACGGCAACTATACAGTGCTGGGCGACGGCTTGGCCAGCGAGGAGAACACTTTGGACCTGGTTTACTACCTGAACGCGGCGGAAGGAGCAGCGGTGATCACATACCTCTCACCCGACGCCGAAATGCCCACAGCGAAAGCACCGGCGGACGGAAGGCGATCGGACTACGATGACGAGGAAGACGACGACTCCGTTCTGCTCACTATCACGCCCGTGGACAACGCCCTGAACATAGTATACCGGTGCGAGGGCACCACCAAGTTCACCAAATACGTGTCGCGCAACACGCCCCTCGAAAAGGGAcctgtttttgttatttcgtGCAGCTACAAGGAGTAG
- the LOC6538630 gene encoding GPI transamidase component PIG-S isoform X1, with amino-acid sequence METSSSSPVKPRRKDKDEDKFRIGATVAFIVVIIGIGVPMWWRTTTVYRVNLPSTEILSLSETPIKTAVQVAIYTQQPIRGQLLIAELQSAFSDNEIWSVEFKQLSSTPKTQEAHTPAALEKLLLEENVQSVGDFMFIEWPKLQEELLLTTERSALMRSDTPSNKIAQLLHAKILQTYRINQILSTDERMGAKSEAPQPAYDVIVSVLNPKPRLTHAKWNIAMAVKTYIEPWLAKVSGVSNYTVRSQWKYRVAIEADIKQVRDQSKLGRHYALQESALPHLLTSIAQNLSASTTDKPAINLVVYIPPCHIAPLHIYNSKDQRLTRNNVDAFISPPWGGFIIANPPEHVCLAATSDQQAIAYHVSTTDNMQVMLDQLHKLLDISSELQMEGVKVVDIEQLEPRRWEYEAYLRRTAIRHISTASSTLQSLIKLLDQISYIVIDDEVGAAITNSYADILAAKAALLEHRLADASVLAKRAFVASERGFFDASLLAQLYFPDEQKYAIYIPLFLPIMVPVLSSFNMLRSVWCGLLLHLGFTWNISSPGLCVLLNLPAV; translated from the exons ATGGAAACCTCGAGCTCTAGTCCAGTTAAGCCCAGGAGAAAAGACAAGGACGAAG ATAAGTTCCGGATCGGGGCCACAGTTGCATTCATTGTGGTCATCATTGGAATTGGCGTGCCCATGTGGTGGCGCACCACCACGGTCTATAG AGTCAATTTGCCGTCGACGGAAATTCTGAGTCTGAGTGAAACCCCCATCAAAACGGCTGTGCAGGTGGCCATCTACACACAACAGCCCATTCGTGGCCAGTTGCTCATCGCTGAATTGCAGAGCGCCTTCAGCGACAATG AAATATGGTCTGTGGAATTCAAGCAGTTATCCTCAACGCCCAAGACACAGGAGGCGCACACGCCTGCTGCTCTAGagaagctgctgctggaggaaAATGTCCAGAGCGTTGGCGACTTCATGTTCATCGAGTGGCCCAAACtgcaggaggagctgctgcttACCACCGAAAGATCGGCCTTGATGCGAAGTGATACAC CTTCTAACAAAATCGCGCAGCTCCTGCATGCCAAGATCCTGCAGACGTATCGCATCAATCAAATTTTAAGTACAGATGAGCGAATGGGAGCCAAGTCGGAAGCTCCGCAACCTGCCTACGATGTCATTGTGTCCGTCCTGAATCCGAAACCGAGACTCACCCACGCCAAGTGGAACATAGCAATGGCTGTGAAGA CTTATATTGAGCCCTGGTTGGCAAAGGTATCCGGTGTGTCCAACTACACGGTGCGATCGCAATGGAAGTATCGGGTGGCCATCGAAGCGGATATCAAGCAGGTGCGCGACCAGAGCAAGCTGGGGCGGCACTACGCCCTTCAGGAGTCCGCTCTGCCTCATCTGCTCACATCGATTGCCCAGAATCTGAGCGCCAGCACCACCGACAAGCCGGCCATCAACCTGGTGGTGTACATCCCACCCTGCCACATTGCACCGCTGCACATCTACAACAGCAAGGATCAGCGGCTGACGCGAAATAATGTGGATGCCTTTATTTCACCGCCGTGGGGTGGCTTCATCATTGCCAATCCGCCGGAACATGTCTGTCTGGCGGCCACGAGCGATCAACAGGCAATCGCCTACCATGTTAGCACCACAGACAACATGCAGGTGATGCTGGACCAGCTGCACAAGCTGCTCGACATCAGCAGTGAGCTTCAGATGGAGGGCGTTAAGGTGGTGGACATTGAGCAACTGGAGCCACGTCGCTGGGAGTACGAGGCATACCTAAGACGCACTGCTATTCGACACATATCCACAGCAAGCAGCACGCTGCAGAGCCTCATCAAACTTTTGG ATCAAATCAGCTACATTGTGATAGACGACGAGGTGGGCGCCGCCATAACAAATTCCTATGCCGACATCTTGGCCGCCAAGGCTGCCCTTCTGGAGCACCGACTGGCGGACGCTTCGGTGCTGGCCAAGCGCGCATTTGTGGCCTCGGAGCGGGGATTCTTCGATGCCAGTCTGCTGGCGCAGTTGTACTTCCCGGACGAGCAGAAGTACGCCATCTACATTCCACTCTTCCTGCCCATCATGGTGCCCGTGCTCAGTTCCTTCAACATGCTGCGCAGTGTG TGGTGCGGTTTATTGCTTCACTTGGGTTTTACGTGGAACATCTCATCGCCGGGGCTTTGCGTACTATTAAATTTGCCAGCTGTGTAG